A single Candidatus Margulisiibacteriota bacterium DNA region contains:
- a CDS encoding AAA family ATPase has product MLLGGGCGTGKTEFVYNLASRVNDPGSRANLFYLTEAFFGGTPLEKVEVLFREAEEYACATGMRSIVLWENPEVYMGFKYRSTLVKTYSASSGSTSTQTTQTLYEQGDTEATKMTSLVEKMLDGSAEPLANTFVFFTTNNSAAIDPALCRPGRLRYFKFPGIFEFTQRRTVRYGTLIKMLPVVEAQFLRLGDEGEDIASIDVVKDTIAEVRDLIRQKVIENKYSGDPYHDFRHKLEEAGIYVPYNNVWKPSMATPAFISSTMSRLVCNIPPEIRSVWGLGQTKALVSYLFYAASGSANYGSYAGRILGPLGL; this is encoded by the coding sequence GTGCTTCTTGGCGGCGGCTGCGGCACAGGAAAAACAGAATTTGTCTATAATCTGGCTTCCCGTGTCAATGATCCCGGATCACGGGCCAATCTTTTTTACCTGACGGAAGCATTTTTTGGCGGTACGCCGCTGGAAAAGGTAGAGGTTCTTTTTAGAGAAGCCGAAGAATACGCTTGCGCAACAGGGATGCGCTCGATTGTACTATGGGAAAACCCCGAGGTCTATATGGGGTTTAAATACAGGAGTACCCTAGTTAAGACATATTCGGCCTCGAGCGGAAGCACTTCAACTCAGACAACGCAGACATTGTATGAACAAGGAGATACCGAAGCAACAAAGATGACATCTCTTGTGGAAAAGATGCTCGATGGTTCTGCCGAACCATTGGCTAATACTTTTGTTTTCTTTACCACGAACAATTCTGCCGCGATTGATCCTGCCCTGTGTCGGCCGGGCAGGCTGAGGTATTTTAAGTTCCCGGGTATATTTGAATTTACCCAAAGGAGAACTGTTAGATACGGAACTTTGATAAAAATGCTGCCTGTAGTCGAGGCGCAATTTCTGAGGCTTGGCGATGAGGGTGAGGATATAGCGTCAATTGATGTAGTTAAAGATACTATTGCCGAGGTAAGAGACCTTATCAGACAAAAAGTAATAGAGAACAAGTATTCCGGTGATCCTTATCATGATTTTAGGCATAAACTGGAAGAGGCTGGGATCTATGTGCCTTATAACAATGTATGGAAGCCATCAATGGCCACGCCGGCTTTTATAAGCAGCACAATGTCAAGATTGGTGTGCAATATACCGCCTGAAATAAGGAGTGTCTGGGGTCTTGGGCAGACCAAAGCTCTTGTCAGTTATTTATTCTATGCTGCTTCAGGTTCCGCAAATTATGGATCATATGCCGGAAGGATTCTGGGGCCTCTTGGGCTCTAA
- a CDS encoding TMEM165/GDT1 family protein codes for MTLLPLAASFILIALAELGDKTQLLTLGFASRYPLRTVLWAVSCATALLMALAVIFGGVINHYVPQDMIQLLAGAVFVGFGLWTIFGQEEEEEGSNRKAWRNPFWIVFTAFLLAELGDKTQLAALALSAKYGTPFLVWLGATSGMILINLIAALAGKGLQKLVPEKKIKFWSGALFIVFGVLTLAGLLH; via the coding sequence ATGACACTTTTGCCACTTGCGGCTTCTTTTATACTGATAGCCCTGGCAGAACTCGGGGACAAAACTCAGCTGCTAACCCTGGGATTTGCCTCCAGATACCCTCTCCGGACCGTGCTCTGGGCCGTTTCGTGCGCAACCGCCCTTCTTATGGCGCTGGCGGTCATCTTTGGAGGAGTGATCAACCATTATGTCCCACAGGACATGATACAACTGCTGGCCGGAGCGGTTTTTGTCGGCTTTGGTCTTTGGACTATCTTTGGACAGGAAGAAGAGGAAGAAGGCTCAAACAGGAAAGCCTGGCGCAATCCTTTCTGGATAGTATTTACAGCCTTCCTTCTGGCAGAACTGGGGGACAAAACCCAGCTGGCCGCCCTGGCCCTTTCAGCCAAGTACGGGACCCCGTTTCTTGTCTGGCTGGGAGCAACCTCCGGAATGATATTGATAAATCTGATAGCGGCTCTGGCGGGAAAAGGCCTTCAAAAGCTTGTTCCCGAAAAAAAGATAAAATTCTGGTCCGGCGCTCTGTTCATTGTGTTTGGGGTGTTAACCCTGGCAGGTTTGCTGCACTAG
- a CDS encoding pseudouridine synthase translates to MRLQKYLSQCGVSSRRAAEKMIRGGQVLVNGKTASIGQTIDSGKDVVKVKGAAVRPSRTNTYIMLNKPRGYICSCSDEQGSSIFDLVKVKERVYPVGRLDKDSEGLVILTNDGELANRLTHPRYECEKEYEVIVDAPLSRKQLRELEGGVLLDGEMTRPCRIRPLSDKKFLVVLSEGKKRQIRRMFKEKGRVVIRLKRIRIKRLELRRLRPGEWERLTSRELQKLL, encoded by the coding sequence ATGCGACTGCAAAAATATCTTTCCCAGTGCGGGGTCTCCTCCCGCAGGGCCGCGGAAAAAATGATCCGCGGCGGGCAGGTCCTTGTTAACGGCAAAACCGCCTCTATCGGCCAGACCATAGACAGCGGAAAAGATGTTGTCAAGGTAAAAGGCGCTGCAGTTAGGCCGTCCAGAACGAACACCTATATTATGCTTAACAAGCCCCGCGGCTATATCTGCTCGTGCTCGGATGAGCAGGGCAGCTCCATCTTTGATCTGGTAAAAGTAAAGGAGCGGGTCTATCCGGTGGGCAGATTGGACAAAGACTCGGAAGGCCTTGTCATCCTTACCAACGACGGGGAACTTGCCAACAGGCTTACGCACCCCAGGTATGAATGCGAAAAGGAGTATGAGGTGATAGTAGATGCTCCTCTTTCCAGAAAGCAGCTCAGGGAACTCGAAGGAGGCGTTCTCCTTGACGGGGAAATGACCAGGCCGTGCAGGATAAGGCCGCTTTCGGATAAGAAGTTCCTTGTCGTTCTGAGCGAGGGCAAAAAAAGGCAGATAAGAAGGATGTTCAAGGAAAAGGGCAGGGTGGTGATAAGGCTCAAAAGGATAAGGATCAAGCGTCTGGAACTTAGAAGACTTCGCCCCGGAGAGTGGGAAAGGCTGACTTCAAGAGAGCTCCAAAAGCTGCTTTAG